One Curtobacterium sp. MCLR17_007 DNA window includes the following coding sequences:
- the tdh gene encoding L-threonine 3-dehydrogenase yields MRALYKPQAAPGLEMTERPDPVPTEDEVLIRVLRTGICGTDLHIRRWDEWAASAVTAPLVPGHEFCGEVVEVGSAVRDVAVGDLVSGEGHIVCGTCRNCRAGRRQMCIRTTGLGVQRDGAFAEFLTLPGANVWVHHGPVDPEVGALFDPLGNAVHTALAFPVVGEDVLVTGCGPIGLMAIAVARHAGARFVVGTDVSAARLAMATAMGADLAVDVRDDAAAAVRGAQRTLGMREGFDVGFEMSGAPTALPSMVANMNHGGRIAMLGLPSSAIAVDWGLVVTHMLTVKGIYGREMFETWQTMSSMLQTSSTLRDRIGSLVTARYPVSAWEQAFDAAGTAGGGKVVIDWTEI; encoded by the coding sequence ATGCGCGCGCTGTACAAACCCCAGGCTGCACCCGGCCTCGAGATGACGGAACGACCCGACCCGGTGCCCACCGAGGACGAGGTCCTGATCCGCGTGCTCCGTACCGGGATCTGCGGCACCGACCTGCACATCCGCCGCTGGGACGAATGGGCGGCGTCCGCCGTGACCGCGCCGCTCGTCCCCGGCCACGAGTTCTGCGGCGAGGTGGTCGAGGTCGGCTCGGCGGTGCGGGACGTCGCCGTCGGGGACCTGGTGTCCGGCGAGGGCCACATCGTGTGCGGGACGTGCCGGAACTGTCGTGCGGGTCGGCGGCAGATGTGCATCCGCACGACGGGCCTCGGGGTCCAGCGCGACGGCGCCTTCGCCGAGTTCCTGACGCTGCCCGGTGCGAACGTCTGGGTGCACCACGGCCCCGTCGACCCCGAGGTCGGCGCGCTGTTCGACCCCCTCGGCAACGCGGTGCACACGGCCCTGGCGTTCCCGGTCGTCGGTGAGGACGTCCTGGTCACCGGGTGCGGGCCGATCGGGCTGATGGCGATCGCCGTCGCCCGGCATGCCGGGGCCCGCTTCGTGGTCGGCACCGACGTCAGCGCGGCCCGGTTGGCGATGGCCACGGCGATGGGCGCCGACCTCGCCGTGGACGTCCGAGACGACGCAGCCGCCGCGGTCCGCGGGGCGCAGCGCACGCTCGGGATGCGCGAGGGCTTCGACGTCGGCTTCGAGATGTCCGGCGCCCCGACCGCGCTGCCGTCGATGGTCGCGAACATGAACCACGGCGGGCGGATCGCGATGCTCGGGCTGCCGTCGAGCGCGATCGCCGTGGACTGGGGACTCGTCGTCACGCACATGCTCACCGTGAAGGGCATCTACGGCCGCGAGATGTTCGAGACGTGGCAGACCATGAGCTCGATGCTGCAGACGAGCAGCACGCTCCGCGACCGCATCGGGTCCCTCGTGACCGCGCGGTACCCGGTGAGCGCATGGGAGCAGGCGTTCGACGCGGCGGGAACGGCTGGCGGCGGCAAGGTCGTCATCGACTGGACGGAGATCTAG
- a CDS encoding DUF4383 domain-containing protein, giving the protein MADVITSSTRYAGSSIQKATLVVGVVFLLVGIAGFVPGLTSGSLAGAGNGSMAMLLGLFQVSVLHNVVHLLFGVVGLVAASQATGSRIYLVIGGIVYLVLFVYGLFTAGHDSGANFVPLNTADNWLHLLLAGGMVALGVFLPRIGTRASARA; this is encoded by the coding sequence ATGGCAGACGTCATCACATCCAGCACCCGGTACGCCGGTTCCTCCATCCAGAAGGCCACACTCGTCGTCGGCGTCGTGTTCCTGCTCGTCGGGATCGCGGGGTTCGTCCCCGGGCTGACCTCCGGCTCGCTCGCGGGCGCCGGCAACGGCTCGATGGCGATGCTGCTCGGACTGTTCCAGGTGTCCGTGCTGCACAACGTCGTGCACCTGCTGTTCGGTGTGGTCGGTCTGGTCGCGGCGTCCCAGGCGACGGGGTCGCGCATCTACCTGGTCATCGGCGGGATCGTGTACCTGGTGCTCTTCGTCTACGGGCTCTTCACCGCCGGGCACGACTCGGGCGCCAACTTCGTGCCGCTCAACACGGCCGACAACTGGCTGCACCTGCTGCTGGCCGGCGGCATGGTGGCGCTGGGCGTGTTCCTGCCCCGGATCGGGACCCGGGCGTCGGCCCGCGCCTGA
- a CDS encoding primosomal protein N', giving the protein MTTVARVVLDSPLPQLDRLFDYRVPAELADDCVPGVRVKVPLRTGARMSDAYVVEIVDEGDWPGELSVIETLVSPVPVLAPEIWRLARAVADRAAGVASDVLRLAVPTRQVRAEKAWLARDPDHVPDPVEPPAVTGYAPGVVEETLASNGRAAVAAVPHPVQLDVEGGDPVWVPGWAATLAQAAARTVAGERSAVIAVPDFRDVTDLERALLALLPTDRVVRFDAKQTNGQRAKALLRARTHAVVAIGNRTAVYAPADDLGLIAMWDDGDASFTEPRAPYVHTRDVALVRAAQSGAALLFLAHARSTDVQRLVELHWLDDVTPYRAAVPKVVPTAQQVSAEGFAAQARIPSSAWRAAREASRTGPVLVQVANPGFGTGLVCADCGERAHCRVCAGPLGSPTHGAVPQCRFCGALAAGYRCPTCGGGKLKPVGQGAQRTADELGRAFPGTRIVVADGSRPIDEVPAKPAVVVATRGAEPSTPGGYACVLLLDGERTLAREGLRVQEEVLRFWTNAAAKGAPGAETYLVGIGGKLATAMVLWKLDAPAHDELVDRRELLFPPAVRVATLTGTEQAVTAAVEALGEAPVGPVLGPVPVDDPTPGTVRAIVRFPYAHGAEVAATLKAEVIRRSSTRRVLPGGNRRRAAPTLRVRLDDAEPFSEV; this is encoded by the coding sequence GTGACCACCGTCGCGCGCGTCGTCCTCGACTCGCCGCTCCCGCAACTCGACCGTCTGTTCGACTACCGGGTGCCCGCCGAGCTCGCGGACGACTGCGTGCCGGGGGTGCGCGTCAAGGTGCCGCTGCGGACCGGTGCGCGGATGTCGGACGCCTACGTCGTCGAGATCGTCGACGAGGGGGACTGGCCCGGCGAGCTGAGCGTGATCGAGACGCTGGTCAGTCCGGTGCCGGTCCTGGCGCCGGAGATCTGGCGGCTCGCGCGCGCGGTCGCCGACCGTGCCGCCGGCGTCGCGTCCGACGTGCTGCGCCTCGCGGTGCCGACACGCCAGGTCCGAGCCGAGAAGGCGTGGCTGGCGCGCGACCCCGACCACGTGCCCGACCCGGTGGAGCCGCCCGCGGTCACGGGCTACGCTCCCGGCGTCGTCGAGGAGACGCTCGCGTCGAACGGGCGTGCTGCCGTGGCGGCCGTGCCACACCCGGTCCAGCTCGACGTCGAGGGCGGCGACCCGGTGTGGGTCCCGGGGTGGGCGGCGACCCTGGCGCAGGCCGCGGCGCGCACGGTGGCGGGGGAGCGCTCCGCCGTCATCGCGGTGCCCGACTTCCGTGACGTGACCGACCTCGAGCGCGCCCTGCTCGCACTGCTGCCGACGGACCGGGTCGTCCGGTTCGACGCCAAGCAGACGAACGGCCAGCGGGCGAAGGCGCTGCTGCGGGCCCGGACGCACGCGGTGGTCGCGATCGGCAACCGCACGGCCGTGTACGCCCCCGCCGACGACCTCGGGCTCATCGCCATGTGGGACGACGGCGATGCGTCGTTCACCGAGCCGCGGGCCCCGTACGTCCACACGCGGGACGTGGCGCTGGTCCGCGCGGCGCAGTCCGGCGCTGCGCTCCTGTTCCTCGCACACGCGCGGAGCACCGACGTGCAGCGGCTGGTCGAGCTGCACTGGCTCGACGACGTCACCCCGTACCGTGCCGCAGTACCGAAGGTCGTCCCGACCGCGCAGCAGGTGAGCGCCGAGGGCTTCGCCGCGCAGGCCCGGATCCCGAGCAGCGCCTGGCGCGCCGCTCGCGAGGCCAGCCGAACGGGGCCGGTCCTGGTGCAGGTCGCGAACCCCGGGTTCGGGACCGGGCTGGTGTGCGCCGACTGCGGCGAGCGGGCGCACTGTCGCGTCTGTGCCGGGCCCCTGGGCAGCCCGACGCACGGTGCCGTCCCGCAGTGTCGGTTCTGCGGCGCACTCGCGGCGGGGTACCGCTGTCCGACGTGCGGCGGCGGGAAGCTCAAGCCCGTCGGGCAGGGGGCGCAGCGCACCGCGGACGAGCTGGGGCGGGCGTTCCCCGGCACCCGGATCGTGGTCGCGGACGGGTCACGACCGATCGACGAGGTCCCGGCGAAGCCCGCGGTGGTCGTCGCGACGCGCGGGGCAGAACCCTCGACGCCCGGTGGGTACGCATGCGTCCTGTTGCTCGACGGTGAACGCACGCTGGCGCGTGAGGGCCTCCGCGTGCAGGAAGAAGTGCTGCGCTTCTGGACCAACGCCGCCGCGAAGGGCGCGCCGGGTGCCGAGACGTACCTGGTCGGGATCGGCGGGAAGCTCGCCACCGCGATGGTGCTGTGGAAGCTCGACGCCCCGGCGCACGACGAACTCGTCGACCGCCGCGAGCTGCTGTTCCCACCCGCCGTGCGCGTCGCGACGCTCACCGGAACCGAGCAGGCGGTCACGGCCGCGGTCGAGGCACTGGGCGAGGCGCCGGTCGGTCCCGTGCTCGGCCCGGTGCCGGTCGACGACCCGACGCCGGGCACGGTGCGCGCCATCGTGCGTTTCCCCTACGCCCACGGAGCCGAGGTCGCTGCGACGCTGAAGGCCGAGGTGATCCGGCGGTCCTCCACCCGGCGGGTGCTGCCCGGCGGCAACCGCCGACGCGCAGCCCCGACGCTGCGGGTGCGGCTCGACGACGCCGAGCCCTTCTCCGAGGTCTGA
- the metK gene encoding methionine adenosyltransferase yields MTSSTLRLFTSESVTEGHPDKICDQISDTILDALLAVDPHARVAVETMVTTGLVHVAGEVTTSGYVEIPKLVRDVITGIGYNSSEVSFDGATCGVEVSIGAQSPDIAQGVDESLDSRSGAGVDPLDRQGAGDQGIMFGFATNETPEYMPVAIWLAHRLAERLAAVRKSGELTFLRPDGKTQVTVGYDGVVPKTVETVVVSTQHSPSVTLDDLTAAITEHVIRPVLALVDLDSSGVEVIVNPTGRFEIGGPQGDAGLTGRKVIVDTYGGASRHGGGAFSGKDPSKVDRSAAYALRWVAKNAVAAGLADRLEVQVAYAIGRAKPVGLYVETFGTGHVDDAVIEAAIRTVFDLRPAAIIRDLDLLKPRYAQTATYGHFGRELPGFTWEHLDRVEELRQAAGLVAAAV; encoded by the coding sequence TTGACGTCCAGCACGCTGCGCCTCTTCACGTCCGAGTCGGTGACCGAGGGGCACCCCGACAAGATCTGCGACCAGATCTCGGACACCATCCTCGACGCCCTGCTGGCGGTCGACCCGCACGCCCGCGTCGCCGTCGAGACGATGGTGACGACCGGTCTGGTGCACGTCGCCGGCGAGGTCACCACCTCGGGCTACGTCGAGATCCCCAAGCTGGTGCGTGACGTCATCACCGGCATCGGGTACAACTCGTCCGAGGTCAGCTTCGACGGCGCCACGTGCGGCGTCGAGGTCTCGATCGGGGCGCAGTCGCCGGACATCGCGCAGGGCGTCGACGAGTCGCTGGACTCCCGCTCGGGTGCTGGCGTCGACCCGCTCGACCGCCAGGGCGCGGGCGACCAGGGCATCATGTTCGGCTTCGCGACGAACGAGACCCCCGAGTACATGCCCGTCGCGATCTGGCTCGCGCACCGTCTGGCCGAGCGGCTCGCCGCGGTCCGCAAGTCCGGTGAGCTGACGTTCCTGCGCCCGGACGGCAAGACCCAGGTGACGGTCGGGTACGACGGCGTCGTGCCGAAGACCGTCGAGACCGTCGTGGTCTCGACCCAGCACTCTCCGAGCGTCACGCTCGACGACCTCACCGCGGCGATCACCGAGCACGTGATCCGCCCGGTCCTCGCCCTGGTCGACCTCGACTCGTCGGGCGTCGAGGTCATCGTCAACCCGACCGGCCGGTTCGAGATCGGTGGCCCCCAGGGCGACGCCGGACTCACCGGTCGCAAGGTCATCGTCGACACCTACGGCGGGGCGTCCCGCCACGGGGGTGGCGCGTTCAGCGGCAAGGACCCGTCCAAGGTCGACCGGTCCGCCGCGTACGCGCTGCGCTGGGTCGCGAAGAACGCCGTCGCCGCAGGCCTGGCCGACCGCCTCGAGGTCCAGGTCGCGTACGCGATCGGGCGCGCCAAGCCGGTCGGACTGTACGTCGAGACCTTCGGCACCGGGCACGTGGACGACGCCGTGATCGAGGCCGCGATCCGGACCGTGTTCGACCTGCGTCCCGCGGCGATCATCCGCGACCTCGACCTGCTCAAGCCGCGCTACGCGCAGACCGCGACCTACGGCCACTTCGGTCGCGAGCTCCCCGGGTTCACCTGGGAGCACCTCGACCGCGTCGAGGAACTCCGCCAGGCCGCAGGACTCGTCGCCGCCGCCGTCTAG
- the rpoZ gene encoding DNA-directed RNA polymerase subunit omega, whose protein sequence is MANPQGIIDPPIDDLLSKVESKYALVIFASKRARQINDYYADLHEGSLFDNVGPLVDSTIDDKPLSVALHEINEDKLTVTKQQPQPTV, encoded by the coding sequence ATGGCCAACCCCCAGGGCATCATCGACCCGCCCATCGACGACCTGCTGTCCAAGGTCGAGTCGAAGTACGCGCTCGTCATCTTCGCGTCCAAGCGTGCGCGCCAGATCAACGACTACTACGCCGACCTGCACGAGGGCTCGCTCTTCGACAACGTCGGACCGCTCGTCGACTCGACGATCGACGACAAGCCGCTGTCGGTGGCCCTCCACGAGATCAACGAGGACAAGCTCACCGTCACCAAGCAGCAGCCGCAGCCCACCGTCTGA
- the gmk gene encoding guanylate kinase, giving the protein MSPDRADLPAHRNPPEVDRAAAARAAVAARRARAAVKSAVASGERSALDVARSAWGDDDASAEKTLRVRDLLTSLAGIGPARAETIMGTLRIAPSKRLGGLGTRQRGVLADWLAARGRKRGTSKLVVLAGPTAVGKGTVSAYIREQYPDVNLSVSATTRQPRPGEVDGVHYFFVDDAEFDRMIRDRELLEWATVHNSYRYGTPRPPIDRALDAGDKVMLEIDLQGARQVRDAMPEAVLVFLLPPTWDELVRRLIGRGTESSEEQARRLETAKVELAAQDEFDVRIVNSDVGTAAREVVDLFTAP; this is encoded by the coding sequence ATGAGCCCGGACCGCGCGGACCTGCCCGCCCACCGGAACCCGCCCGAGGTCGACCGGGCTGCCGCCGCACGCGCGGCCGTGGCCGCGCGACGCGCCCGGGCCGCGGTCAAGTCCGCGGTGGCGTCCGGGGAGCGCTCGGCGCTCGACGTGGCGCGGTCCGCGTGGGGCGACGACGACGCCTCGGCCGAGAAGACCCTGCGCGTGCGCGACCTGCTCACCAGCCTCGCCGGCATCGGGCCGGCACGCGCCGAGACCATCATGGGCACGCTCCGGATCGCGCCGTCCAAGCGGCTCGGCGGACTCGGGACGCGGCAGCGCGGCGTCCTCGCCGACTGGCTCGCTGCGCGCGGGCGCAAGCGCGGGACCTCGAAGCTCGTCGTCCTCGCCGGGCCGACCGCGGTCGGCAAGGGAACGGTCAGCGCCTACATCCGCGAGCAGTACCCGGACGTCAACCTCAGTGTGTCGGCCACGACGCGACAGCCCCGGCCGGGCGAGGTCGACGGCGTGCACTACTTCTTCGTCGACGACGCCGAGTTCGACCGGATGATCCGCGACCGCGAACTGCTCGAGTGGGCCACGGTGCACAACTCGTACCGGTACGGCACCCCGCGACCGCCGATCGACCGCGCGCTCGACGCCGGCGACAAGGTGATGCTCGAGATCGACCTGCAGGGCGCGCGGCAGGTCCGTGACGCCATGCCCGAGGCCGTCCTGGTGTTCCTGCTGCCACCGACGTGGGACGAGCTGGTCCGCAGGCTCATCGGCCGGGGCACCGAGTCGAGCGAGGAACAGGCCCGGCGGCTCGAGACGGCCAAGGTCGAGCTCGCGGCCCAGGACGAGTTCGACGTGCGGATCGTGAACTCCGATGTCGGCACGGCGGCGCGCGAGGTCGTAGACTTGTTCACTGCGCCCTAG
- the pyrF gene encoding orotidine-5'-phosphate decarboxylase, which produces MPVGRGRASFGVRLAAAIGSRSALCVGIDPHAATLAAWGLGRDEAGLTAFGATLVDAAAGRAAVVKPQVAFFEAAGVAGYRALDATIRRARDAGLLVVADVKRGDIGTTGDDYALAWLDRDGPFAADAMTVSPYLGYGSLRGTIDVARANGAGVFVLAATSNPEARVLQTAVLAEGPRAGRSVAAGIVLDVADDNPAVGDQAIGDVGLVLGATLDLTDFGIDEHEIGTSPVLAPGFGAQGARIEDLRGLYGSRAEQVLVSESRGLLGDGPDGVVGLVTDRAERVRAALATTGSAA; this is translated from the coding sequence GTGCCGGTGGGGAGAGGCCGGGCATCGTTCGGTGTCCGACTCGCGGCCGCCATCGGGTCGCGTTCCGCCCTGTGCGTCGGGATCGACCCCCATGCCGCCACCCTGGCGGCGTGGGGGCTCGGCCGTGACGAGGCCGGTCTGACCGCGTTCGGTGCGACCCTCGTCGACGCGGCCGCGGGCCGCGCCGCGGTCGTGAAGCCGCAGGTCGCGTTCTTCGAGGCGGCGGGGGTCGCCGGCTACCGCGCACTCGACGCGACGATCCGTCGGGCACGTGATGCGGGCCTCCTGGTCGTCGCCGACGTCAAGCGCGGCGACATCGGGACCACGGGTGACGACTACGCGCTCGCGTGGCTGGACCGCGACGGGCCGTTCGCGGCTGACGCGATGACGGTCTCGCCGTACCTCGGGTACGGCTCGCTGCGGGGGACCATCGACGTCGCGCGGGCGAACGGCGCCGGGGTGTTCGTCCTCGCCGCGACGAGCAACCCGGAGGCCCGGGTGCTGCAGACCGCGGTGCTCGCCGAGGGTCCGCGCGCGGGACGGAGCGTCGCGGCCGGTATCGTTCTGGACGTGGCAGACGACAACCCGGCCGTGGGCGACCAGGCCATCGGCGACGTCGGGCTCGTGCTCGGCGCCACCCTCGACCTGACGGACTTCGGCATCGACGAGCACGAGATCGGGACGTCCCCCGTGCTCGCACCGGGGTTCGGCGCGCAGGGTGCCCGCATCGAGGACCTCCGTGGGCTGTACGGGTCGCGTGCTGAGCAGGTCCTGGTCAGCGAGTCGCGCGGGCTGCTCGGTGACGGCCCCGACGGTGTCGTCGGTCTCGTCACCGACCGCGCCGAGCGTGTCCGCGCCGCGCTGGCCACGACCGGGTCGGCGGCATGA
- the carB gene encoding carbamoyl-phosphate synthase large subunit translates to MPKRPDINSVLVIGSGPIVIGQAAEFDYSGTQACRVLRAEGIRVILVNPNPATIMTDPDFADATYIEPITNASIEEIIRIEQPDAILPTLGGQTALNAAIALDEAGILEAHGVELIGAKVDAIQRGEDRQLFKELVLESGADVARSHIAHTLDEAKEFAKDLGYPLVVRPSFTMGGLGSGFAYNEAELVRFVGDGLQSSPTTEVLLEESILGWKEYELELMRDNFDNTVVVCSIENVDPVGVHTGDSITVAPALTLTDREYQNMRDIGIDIIRRVGVDTGGCNIQFAVDPSNGRLIVIEMNPRVSRSSALASKATGFPIAKIAAKLAIGYRLDEIQNDITRVTPASFEPTLDYVVVKTPRFAFEKFPAADATLTTTMKSVGEAMAIGRNFTTALQKSLRSLEKRGSSFHWDTPAAELDKDALLEKSKIPTDGRIVTVQQALFAGATVEEVFAANAIDPWYLDQIVLINEVAAEVRDAAELDADTVRWAKEHGFSDIQIAALRGITEQQVRDVRHGFGIRPVFKTVDTCAGEFPALTPYHYSSYDTETEVAPSDRKKVVILGSGPNRIGQGVEFDYSCVHASFALSDAGFETIMVNCNPETVSTDYDTSDRLYFEPLTTEDVLEVIEAEAASGELVGVVVQLGGQTALGLAKPLEAAGIPILGTTPTAIDSAEERGQFSAILDAAGLLAPRNGTAHDLDSATAVAEEIGYPVLVRPSFVLGGRGMEIVYDSAAMADYFDRMADQAIIGPDLPLLVDRFLDDAVEIDVDALFDGERLYIGGIMEHIEEAGIHSGDSSCTLPPVGLGRGEIQAVVDATEKIARGIGVRGLLNVQFAIGAGVLYVLEANPRASRTVPFVSKALGIALAKAAARIMTGTSVDALVAEGLLPARDGAFVPAQAPVAVKEAVLPFRRFRTAEGQVVDSVLSPEMRSTGEVMGIDRDFPRAFLKSQIAAYGGLPTSGTVFVSVADTDKRAIVLPVHRLQQLGFTITATEGTAEVLRRNGILVDVVGKYSQGGESVVDLLARNEVDIVINTPSGASGRADGYEIRAATVAADKPLFTTIAQLGAAVAAIETIGTPHAVRSLQDYALERAGW, encoded by the coding sequence ATGCCGAAGCGCCCTGACATCAACTCCGTCCTGGTCATCGGCTCCGGCCCGATCGTGATCGGGCAGGCCGCCGAGTTCGACTACTCCGGCACCCAGGCCTGCCGTGTCCTGCGTGCCGAGGGCATCCGCGTGATCCTCGTCAACCCGAACCCGGCGACGATCATGACCGACCCGGACTTCGCGGACGCCACCTACATCGAGCCGATCACGAACGCCTCGATCGAGGAGATCATCCGCATCGAGCAGCCGGACGCGATCCTGCCGACGCTCGGCGGGCAGACCGCGCTGAACGCGGCGATCGCGCTCGACGAGGCCGGCATCCTCGAGGCGCACGGTGTCGAGCTCATCGGCGCGAAGGTCGACGCGATCCAGCGTGGTGAGGACCGCCAGCTCTTCAAGGAGCTCGTGCTCGAGTCGGGCGCCGACGTCGCCCGCAGCCACATCGCCCACACGCTGGACGAGGCGAAGGAGTTCGCGAAGGACCTCGGCTACCCGCTGGTCGTCCGCCCGTCCTTCACCATGGGCGGTCTGGGCTCCGGATTCGCGTACAACGAGGCCGAGCTCGTCCGCTTCGTCGGCGACGGTCTGCAGTCCAGCCCGACCACCGAGGTCCTGCTCGAGGAGTCGATCCTCGGCTGGAAGGAGTACGAACTCGAGCTGATGCGGGACAACTTCGACAACACCGTCGTCGTCTGCTCGATCGAGAACGTCGACCCGGTCGGTGTGCACACCGGTGACTCGATCACGGTCGCCCCCGCGCTGACCCTGACCGACCGCGAGTACCAGAACATGCGCGACATCGGCATCGACATCATCCGTCGGGTCGGCGTCGACACCGGCGGCTGCAACATCCAGTTCGCGGTGGACCCGTCGAACGGCCGCCTCATCGTCATCGAGATGAACCCGCGCGTGTCGCGGTCGAGTGCGCTGGCGTCGAAGGCGACGGGCTTCCCGATCGCCAAGATCGCCGCCAAGCTCGCCATCGGCTACCGCCTCGACGAGATCCAGAACGACATCACGCGCGTCACCCCGGCGAGCTTCGAGCCGACGCTCGACTACGTCGTCGTGAAGACCCCGCGCTTCGCGTTCGAGAAGTTCCCGGCCGCCGACGCCACCCTGACCACGACGATGAAGAGCGTGGGCGAGGCGATGGCCATCGGTCGCAACTTCACGACCGCCCTGCAGAAGTCGCTGCGGTCGCTCGAGAAGCGCGGGTCGAGCTTCCACTGGGACACCCCGGCGGCCGAGCTCGACAAGGACGCCCTCCTCGAGAAGTCGAAGATCCCGACCGACGGCCGCATCGTCACGGTCCAGCAGGCTCTGTTCGCCGGTGCCACCGTCGAAGAGGTATTCGCGGCGAACGCGATCGACCCGTGGTACCTCGACCAGATCGTGCTCATCAACGAGGTCGCGGCCGAGGTCCGTGACGCCGCCGAGCTCGACGCGGACACGGTCCGCTGGGCGAAGGAACACGGCTTCAGCGACATCCAGATCGCGGCGCTCCGCGGCATCACCGAGCAGCAGGTCCGCGACGTCCGGCACGGGTTCGGCATCCGCCCGGTCTTCAAGACGGTCGACACCTGCGCCGGTGAGTTCCCGGCCCTGACGCCGTACCACTACTCGTCCTACGACACCGAGACCGAAGTGGCGCCGAGCGACCGCAAGAAGGTCGTCATCCTGGGCTCCGGTCCGAACCGCATCGGGCAGGGCGTCGAGTTCGACTACTCGTGCGTGCACGCGTCGTTCGCGCTGAGCGACGCCGGGTTCGAGACGATCATGGTCAACTGCAACCCGGAGACCGTCTCGACCGACTACGACACCTCGGACCGGCTGTACTTCGAGCCGCTCACCACCGAGGACGTCCTCGAGGTCATCGAGGCCGAGGCCGCCTCGGGCGAGCTCGTCGGCGTCGTCGTGCAGCTGGGCGGCCAGACCGCGCTCGGACTCGCGAAGCCGCTCGAGGCCGCGGGCATCCCGATCCTCGGCACCACCCCGACGGCGATCGACTCCGCCGAGGAGCGCGGCCAGTTCTCCGCGATCCTCGACGCGGCCGGCCTGCTCGCACCGCGCAACGGCACGGCGCACGACCTCGACAGCGCGACCGCGGTGGCCGAGGAGATCGGCTACCCGGTCCTCGTCCGCCCGTCGTTCGTGCTCGGCGGCCGCGGCATGGAGATCGTCTACGACTCCGCCGCGATGGCCGACTACTTCGACCGCATGGCCGACCAGGCGATCATCGGCCCGGACCTGCCGCTCCTGGTGGACCGGTTCCTCGACGACGCCGTGGAGATCGACGTCGACGCCCTGTTCGACGGCGAGCGGCTCTACATCGGCGGCATCATGGAGCACATCGAAGAGGCGGGCATCCACTCGGGTGACTCGTCCTGCACGCTCCCGCCGGTCGGCCTCGGGCGCGGTGAGATCCAGGCCGTGGTCGACGCGACCGAGAAGATCGCGCGCGGCATCGGCGTGCGCGGCCTGCTCAACGTGCAGTTCGCGATCGGCGCCGGCGTGCTCTACGTGCTCGAGGCGAACCCCCGCGCCAGCCGCACCGTCCCGTTCGTCTCGAAGGCGCTCGGCATCGCGCTGGCCAAGGCGGCGGCGCGGATCATGACCGGCACGTCGGTCGACGCCCTCGTCGCCGAGGGGCTGCTGCCCGCCCGCGACGGTGCGTTCGTCCCGGCGCAGGCGCCGGTCGCCGTCAAGGAAGCGGTGCTGCCGTTCCGGCGGTTCCGCACCGCCGAAGGCCAGGTCGTCGACTCGGTCCTCAGCCCCGAGATGCGCTCCACCGGTGAGGTCATGGGCATCGACCGCGACTTCCCGCGGGCGTTCCTGAAGTCCCAGATCGCCGCGTACGGCGGCCTGCCGACCAGCGGCACGGTCTTCGTGAGCGTCGCCGACACCGACAAGCGCGCGATCGTCCTTCCGGTGCACCGCCTGCAGCAGCTCGGCTTCACGATCACCGCGACCGAGGGGACCGCCGAGGTCCTCCGCCGCAACGGCATCCTGGTCGACGTGGTCGGCAAGTACAGCCAGGGCGGCGAGAGCGTGGTGGACCTGCTCGCGCGCAACGAGGTCGACATCGTGATCAACACCCCGAGCGGGGCGTCGGGTCGCGCCGACGGCTACGAGATCCGTGCGGCGACCGTCGCGGCGGACAAGCCGCTGTTCACGACGATCGCGCAGCTCGGCGCCGCCGTCGCAGCCATCGAGACGATCGGCACCCCGCACGCGGTGCGCAGCCTGCAGGACTACGCGCTCGAGCGGGCGGGCTGGTGA